A single Saccopteryx bilineata isolate mSacBil1 chromosome 7, mSacBil1_pri_phased_curated, whole genome shotgun sequence DNA region contains:
- the NPC1L1 gene encoding NPC1-like intracellular cholesterol transporter 1, which produces MAEAGLGGWLFWTLLLQSAWAEQYTPNHQLGYCAFYDECGKNPELSGSLASLSNVSCLSNTPARHITGDHLALLRRVCPRLYTGPNSTYACCSRKQLLSLEASMAITKALLTRCPACSDNFVSLHCHNTCSPDQSAFINVTRVAAKGAGQPPAVVAYEAFYQRSFAERTYDSCSRVRIPAAATLAVGAMCGVYGSALCNAQRWLNYQGDTGNGLAPLDITFHLWDPSQAAGSAMQPLDAEITPCNQSQADGTAACSCQDCATSCPAITRPEALDATFRLGRMAGGLALIIILCSVLAVLTAFLTGPRLGVCRSKGRTQDPKAGPSLSSRLSLSTHNVLSHCFQGWGTWVASWPLTVLLVSLTLVVVLAGGLAFTKLTTDPVELWSAPNSQARREKAFHDQHFGPFFRTNQVILTAPNRPSYRYNSLLLGPKTFSGVLDTGLLLELLELQEKLRHLQVWSPEEQRNISLRDLCYAPLNPHNTSLSDCCINSLPQYFQSNGTRLQLTANQTLTGQTSEVNWRDHFLYCANAPLTFKDGTALALSCMADYGAPVFPFLAVGGYKGNNYSEAEALIMTFSLNNYPPGDPRLAQAKLWEGAFLDEMRAFQQRMAGTFQVTFMAERSLEDEISRTTAQDLPIFAISYLVIFLYIALALGSYTSWYRLLVDAKVTLGLGGVAVVLGSVMASMGFFSYLGVPSSLVVLQVVPFLVLAVGADNIFIFVLEYQRLPRRPGERREAHIGRALGSVGPSMLLCSVSEAICFFLGALTPMPAVRNFALTSGLAVILDFLLQMSAFVALVSLDSRRQEASRLDFCCCFRAQELPPPGQREGFLLRFFRKVYAPLLLHRVTRVVVVLLFLALFGVGLYFMCHISVGLDQELALPKDSYLLDYFLFLNRYFKVGAPVYFVTTGGYNFSSKVGMNNICSSAGCEDYSLTQKIQYAAAFPEQSYLAIPASSWVDDFIDWLTPASSCCRIYGSGANKGEFCPSTINSLACWRKCVDFTLGPVRPSVEQFHKYLPWFLDDLPNIKCPKGGLAAYSTSVNLSPDGQVLASRFMAYHTPLKNSQDFTNALRATRALAANITADLRKVAGTDPAFEVFPYTITNVFYEQYLTVVPEGLFMLSLCLVPTFAVCCLLLGMDLRSGLLNLFSIVMILVDTVGFMALWGISYNAVSLINLVTAVGISVEFVSHITRSFAISTKPTRLERAKEATVFMGSAVFAGVAMTNLPGILVLGLAKAQLIQIFFFRLNLLITLLGLLHGLVFLPVILSYLGPDVNPALVLERKWAEEEATARTASCSKHSSTMSSANNIYVNHGFENPAKSVDSLSDSLPQ; this is translated from the exons ATGGCAGAGGCCGGCCTGGGGGGCTGGCTGTTCTGGACCCTGCTCCTGCAGTCG GCCTGGGCCGAGCAGTACACACCCAACCACCAGCTTGGCTACTGCGCCTTCTACGATGAGTGTGGGAAGAACCCTGAGCTGTCTGGAAGTCTGGCCTCCCTGTCCAATGTGTCCTGCCTGTCCAACACGCCTGCCCGCCACATCACGGGCGACCACCTGGCCCTCCTGCGGCGGGTCTGCCCCCGCCTCTACACCGGCCCCAACAGCACCTACGCCTGCTGCTCCCGGAAGCAGCTGCTGTCCCTGGAGGCCAGCATGGCCATCACCAAGGCCCTGCTGACCCGCTGCCCGGCCTGCTCGGACAACTTCGTGAGCCTGCACTGCCACAACACCTGCAGCCCCGACCAGAGTGCCTTCATCAACGTGACGCGCGTGGCCGCGAAGGGGGCGGGCCAACCCCCGGCGGTGGTGGCCTACGAGGCCTTCTACCAGCGCAGCTTCGCGGAGCGGACCTACGACTCCTGCAGCCGGGTGCGCATCCCCGCCGCCGCCACGCTGGCCGTGGGCGCCATGTGCGGTGTTTACGGCTCCGCCCTCTGCAATGCCCAGCGCTGGCTCAACTACCAGGGGGACACAGGGAACGGCCTGGCGCCGCTGGACATCACCTTCCACCTGTGGGATCCCAGCCAGGCTGCAGGGAGCGCGATGCAGCCCCTGGACGCCGAGATCACGCCCTGCAACCAGTCCCAGGCTGACGGCACGGCGGCCTGCTCCTGCCAAGACTGTGCCACTTCCTGCCCAGCCATCACCCGGCCTGAGGCCCTGGACGCCACCTTCCGCCTGGGCCGCATGGCGGGCGGGCTGGCCCTTATCATCATCCTGTGTTCTGTCCTCGCTGTGCTCACAGCCTTCCTCACGGGACCCCGCCTGGGCGTCTGCAGGAGCAAGGGCCGGACGCAGGACCCCAAGGCTGGACCCAGCCTCTCCAGCAGGCTCAGCCTCTCCACGCACAACGTCCTCAGCCACTGCTTCCAGGGCTGGGGCACGTGGGTGGCCTCGTGGCCGCTGACAGTCCTGCTCGTGTCCCTCACCTTGGTGGTGGTCTTGGCTGGGGGCCTGGCCTTTACGAAACTGACCACAGACCCTGTGGAGCTGTGGTCAGCGCCCAACAGCCAGGCCCGGAGAGAGAAGGCGTTCCACGACCAGCACTTCGGCCCCTTCTTCCGAACCAACCAGGTGATCTTGACGGCACCGAATCGGCCCAGCTACAGGTATAACTCCCTGCTGCTGGGGCCCAAGACCTTCAGTGGGGTGCTGGACACCGGCCTGCTGCTGGAGCTGCTGGAGCTGCAGGAGAAGCTGCGGCACCTGCAGGTGTGGTCTCCCGAGGAGCAGCGCAACATCTCCCTGCGGGACCTCTGCTACGCCCCCCTCAACCCGCACAACACCAGCCTCTCCGACTGCTGCATCAACAGCCTCCCGCAGTACTTCCAGAGCAACGGCACGCGCCTGCAGCTCACCGCCAACCAGACACTCACGGGGCAGACCTCCGAGGTGAACTGGAGGGACCACTTCCTCTACTGCGCCAA TGCCCCACTCACCTTCAAGGATGGAACGGCTCTGGCCCTGAGCTGCATGGCTGACTACGGGGCCCCCGTCTTCCCTTTCCTGGCTGTGGGGGGCTACAAAG GGAACAACtactctgaggcagaggccctgatCATGACCTTCTCCCTCAACAACTACCCTCCCGGGGACCCCCGGCTGGCCCAGGCCAAGCTCTGGGAGGGGGCCTTCTTGGACGAGATGCGGGCCTTCCAGCAGCGAATGGCGGGCACGTTCCAGGTCACGTTCATGGCGGAG CGCTCCCTAGAGGATGAGATCAGCCGGACCACGGCCCAGGACCTACCCATCTTCGCCATCAGCTACCTGGTCATCTTCCTGTACATCGCGCTGGCTCTGGGCAGCTACACCAGCTGGTACCGCTTGCTG GTGGACGCCAAGGTCACGCTGGGCCTGGGCGGGGTGGCTGTGGTGCTGGGCTCCGTCATGGCCTCCATGGGCTTCTTCTCCTACCTGGGCGTCCCCTCCTCCCTGGTGGTCCTCCAAGTGGTGCCGTTCCTGGTGCTGGCCGTGGGGGCCGACAACATCTTCATCTTCGTCCTCGAGTACCAG AGGCTGCCGCGGAGACCTGGCGAGCGGCGGGAGGCCCACATCGGCCGGGCACTGGGCAGCGTGGGACCCAGCATGCTGCTGTGCAGCGTCTCTGAGGCCATCTGCTTTTTCCTGG GGGCCCTGACCCCCATGCCCGCCGTGAGGAACTTTGCACTGACCTCTGGCCTCGCGGTGATCCTGGACTTCCTGCTGCAGATGTCTGCGTTCGTGGCCCTGGTGTCCCTCGACAGCAGGAGGCAGGAG GCCTCCCGGCTGGACTTCTGCTGCTGCTTCCGTGCCCAGGAGTTACCCCCGCCTGGCCAAAGAGAGGGCTTCCTGCTCCGATTCTTCCGCAAAGTCTATGCCCCACTCCTGCTGCACCGGGTCACTCGTGTGGTCGTG GTGCTGCTGTTTCTGGCTCTGTTTGGAGTGGGTCTCTATTTCATGTGCCACATCAGTGTGGGGCTGGACCAGGAGCTGGCCCTGCCCAAG GACTCGTACCTGCTCGACTATTTCCTCTTCCTGAACCGCTACTTTAAGGTGGGTGCCCCAGTCTACTTCGTCACCACCGGGGGCTACAACTTCTCCAGCAAGGTGGGTATGAACAACATCTGCTCCAGCGCTGGCTGCGAAGACTATTCCTTAACCCAGAAGATCCAGTATGCTGCTGCGTTCCCTGAGCA GTCTTACTTGGCCATCCCTGCCTCCTCTTGGGTGGATGACTTCATTGACTGGCTGACTCCGGCCTCCTCCTGCTGCCGCATTTATGGCTCTGGTGCCAATAAGGGGGAGTTCTGCCCCTCGACCATCA ACTCGCTGGCCTGCTGGAGGAAGTGCGTGGACTTCACCCTGGGCCCGGTGCGGCCATCTGTGGAGCAGTTCCACAAGTACCTTCCCTGGTTCCTTGATGACCTGCCCAATATCAAATGTCCCAAAGG CGGCCTGGCAGCGTACAGCACCTCTGTGAATCTGAGCCCCGACGGCCAGGTTCTAG CCTCACGTTTCATGGCCTACCACACACCCCTGAAGAACTCGCAAGATTTCACAAACGCTCTGAGAGCCACTCGGGCGCTGGCGGCCAACATCACCGCCGACCTGCGGAAGGTGGCGGGCACTGACCCAGCGTTTGAGGTCTTCCCCTACAC GATCACCAACGTGTTCTACGAGCAGTACCTGACGGTGGTGCCCGAGGGCCTCTTCATGCTGAGCCTCTGCCTGGTGCCCACCTTTGCTGTCTGCTGCCTCCTGCTGGGCATGGACCTCCGCTCGGGCCTCCTCAATCTCTTCTCCATTGTCATGATCCTGGTGGACACTGTGGGCTTCATGGCCCTGTGGGGCATCAGCTACAACGCCGTGTCTCTCATCAACCTGGTCACG GCGGTGGGCATCTCTGTGGAGTTCGTGTCCCACATCACCCGCTCCTTTGCAATCAGCACCAAGCCCACCCGGCTAGAGCGGGCCAAGGAGGCCACCGTCTTCATGGGCAGTGCG GTATTTGCTGGAGTGGCCATGACCAACCTGCCTGGCATCCTTGTCCTGGGCTTGGCAAAGGCCCAGCTCATCCAGATCTTCTTCTTCCGTCTCAACCTCCTCATCACCCTGCTGGGCCTGCTGCACGGCCTGGTCTTCCTGCCCGTCATCCTCAGCTACCTGG GGCCTGATGTCAACCCAGCTCTGGTGCTGGAGCGGAAGTGGGCAGAGGAGGAGGCCACAGCCAGGACAGCCTCCTGCTCAAAGCACTCCTCCACAATGAGCTCAGCCAACAACATCTATGTCAACCACGGCTTCGAAAATCCTGCCAAGAGTGTGGACAGCCTCAGCGACTCTCTGCCCCAGTGA